GTCCTCACACGGCCACTCCCGGGCGTGAACCGTTGAAAAAGGCTCGTTAGGCTGGACCTCATGTCCATGGTCCGAGCGTCCTATCGTCCACACGTCGTCGTCGTGGGAGGCGGGTTCGGCGGTCTGGCCCTGGTGCGCAAGCTCGCGCGAGCCGACGTCGACATCACCCTGATCGACCGGCACACCTACAACACGTTCCAGCCGCTGCTCTACCAGGTGGCCACGGCCAGCCTGAACCCCGGCGACATCACGTGGTTCCTGCGCGCCGTGCGCGCCAAGCAGGACAACATCCGCTTCCTCAAGGGCACCGTCGTCTCGATGGACCACGAGGCCAAGTCGGTGCTGCTCGACGGCAACATCACGGTCACGTACGACTACCTCGTGCTCGCGAACGGCGTCACCGCGAACTACTTCGGCATCCCCGGTGCCGAGGAGTTCGCGATGCCGCTCTACCGCCGCTCGCAGGCGCTCGCGCTGCGCGACCTGATCTTCGCCAACCTCGAGAATGCCGCGGTCAACGGCCAGGACCAGGACCTGCGCGTCGTCGTGGTCGGCGGTGGCGCCACGGGCGTGGAGACCGCGGGTGCGCTGGCGGAGATGCGCAACCTCGACATGCCGACCACGTACCCCGAGCTGGACTCCAAGCGCATCCACATCACGCTGGTGGAGATGGGCGAGCACGTGCTCGCGCCCTTCCATCCGAAGCTGCGGGACTACGCCAAGAAGGAGCTCATCAAGCGCGGCATCGACCTGCGCCTGAAGACCGCCGTGAAGGAGGTCCGCCGCGACGGCGTGCTCATCGAGAACGACGGCCACCAGGAGTTCCTCAGCGCCGGCATCGTCGTGTGGGCCTCCGGCGTCGCCGCCCACGGCGTGGTCAAGGACTGGGGCCTGCCGCAGGGCCGTGGTGGCCGCATCGAGGTCGACGAGCACCAGCAGGTCCGCGGGATGCCGGGCGTCTTCGCGATCGGCGACATCTCGGTCAACCCCGACTCGCCGCTGCCCCAGCTGGGCCAGCCCGCGATCCAGGGCGGCAAGCACGTCGCGAAGGTGATCAAGGCGCGTGTCTCGGGCAAGAGCCTGCCCAAGCCGTTCAAGTACTTCGACAAGGGCACGATGGCCACGATCGGTCGCGCCGCCGCGATCGCCGAGGTGCGTGGCCTGCCCCGGCTGAAGGGCTTCCCGGCCTGGTTCATCTGGGTCACCGTCCACGTCGCGCTGCTGCTGGGCAACCGCAACCGCTTCGCCACCATGACGAACCTGACGCTGAAGTACCTGCTGTGGCGCAGCCACAACGCGATCGTCGGCGAGACGCCCTACGTGATCGCCCACGAGCCGAAGATCGTCTCCGGCAGCGACATCGAGACGGTGACGCCGAAGAAGTCGGCGCGGTCGGCCCGCAAGTCGATCTCGAAGAAGGCCCAGGTGCGCAAGGCCGTCGCGCAGCAGACGATCGACGAGATCGACGAGCCGCGCGACTGATCAGGCCAGCGCGGCGGCCAGCTCGTCGCGCGCGGTCAGCAGCGACGGCCCGTACCAGGTGAGCGCCCGGCCGCTGCACAGCGCGGTGGGCGCCGCCCGGAACGCCTCGGGCCCGTCGGTGCTCGAGAACACGTAGGGCTCGTCCGGCAGCAGGACGAGGTCCAGGTCGGCGGAGTCCAGGTCGCCCACCTCCACGTGGGGATACCGGTCGGCGGCGTCGGCGAAGGCGTGCACCAGCCCGAGCCGCCGCAGCAGGTCGCCGGTGAACGTGTCGCGGCCGACGACCATCCACGGATCGCGCCAGATCGCCACGGCGACGCGGCGCCCGTCCGGTGCCGCCGGCTCGCTCCAGACCCGCTCGGCCTCGTCCAGCCATGCGGGGGCGCCCCAGCCGAGCGCCGTGTCGAACAGGCGGCGCAGGCTCGCGAACGCCTCGTCGAGCGTGGTGATGTCGGTGACCCAGACCCGCACGCCCGCCGCGCGCAGGCGGGCCACGTCGAGCTCGCGGTTCTCCTCCTTGTTCGCGATGACGAGGTCGGGGGAGAGGGCCTCGATCGCCGCGCGGTCCGGGTTCTTCGTGCCGCGCACGCGCGCGACCTCGAGTCCGGCCGGGTGGGTGCACCAGTCGGTGGCGCCGACGAGCGCGTCGGGGCGCGTGGCGGCGATCGCCTCGGTGAGGGAGGGAACGAGGCTGACCACGCGCCGGGCAGGCCCGAGCGGCGGGAGGTCGAAGCCGAGGTCATCGTGCATCGCGGCCCACCCTAGGGTGGAAACCATGACTGAGTGGAACGCCGCGGGCGAGTGGACGGACATCCGGTACGAGACGACGGCCGACGGGATCGCCAAGATCACGATCTGCCGCCCCGAGGTCCACAACGCGTTCCGCCCGCAGACGATTCGCGAGATCTCACGCGCCCTCACGATCGCCCGTGACGACGAGTCGGTCGGCGTCATCGTGCTGACCGGCGAGGGCGAGAAGGCCTTCTGCTCCGGTGGCGACCAGCGGGTGCGCGGCGACTCGGGCTACAAGTCCGACGAGGGCGCCACCGGGCGCTTCGACGTCACCGACCTGCACGTCCAGATGCGCCGCACCCCCAAGCCGATCGTCGCGATGGTGGCCGGCTGGGCCATCGGCGGCGGCCACGTGCTGCACCTCGTCTGCGACCTGACGATCGCGGCCGACAACGCCCGCTTCGGGCAGGTCGGACCGAAGGTCGGCTCGTTCGACGGTGGCTACGGCGCGAGCATCCTGTCCGATCTCGTGGGGCCGAAGAAGGCCAAGGAGATCTGGTTCCTGTGCCGCCAGTACGATGCGAACGAGGCCATGAGCATGGGCCTGGTCAACACCGTCGTGCCGCTGGCCGACCTCGAGGCCGAGACGCTGAAGTGGTGCCGCGAGATGCTGCAGCTGTCGCCGTGGGCACTGCGCCTTTCGAAGCTGAGCTTCCACGCGCACGAGGACGGCTACGCGGGGATCCAGCAGCTCGCCCACGACGCCAACCTGCTGTTCTACGGACAGGCCGAGGCGCAGGAGGGACGCGACGCCTACAAGGAGAAGCGCACCCCGGACTTCAGCCGTTTTCCGCGCCGTTCCTGACGGTTCCGAAATCGCGGGTGATGCCGGCACTCGCGCAGTGAATCGGCCTAACGCCTGACCCCAAGCGCAACTTACCCTTCCCCGATCGGGTGCGCAGCAAGCAAGATGGCGGGCAATCCCCATGCCGGTGGTGCCCCACCAGACGCTCTGCCGGACCCGTCCGAAGGGAAGTCCGTCCGTGCGCACCACCCGTCTGCTGGCCTCTGCCGCGAGCCTCGCGCTCCTGGCATCCGTGCTGGGCTCGAGCCCGGCCACCGCCGCGAATCCCACTGCTCCACCGTCCGCCACCGTCCGCTCGGCCCCCGAGCCCACGACCCCCGGGTCCCTCACCGCGAAGGCCGCGCGTGCGGCCGCCGCCGAGGACGAGCCGGAGGGCGCCCTGGCGATGCCGGACTCCTACCCGGTCCAGCCGAAGCTCAAGGTCTACCCGGACGCCAATCCCGACGCGGCCGACACGGGCAACCTGATCGGCTACGACGACATCGCCCCGCGGCTGCAGTCGTTGATGCGCGCGTCCGACCGGGTCTCGACGCAGATCGTCGGGGAGTCCACGCAGGGCCGCCAGCTCTACCTGGTCACGGTCACCGCGCCGGAGGACGAGGAGCAGACCGCCCAGCAGACCGCATGGCGCAAGAAGATCCGCACGAACCCCGGCGACGCGGCGACCGACACCGCGCTGAAGTCGGGCTACAAGACGCCCATCTGGATCAGCTCGAACATCCACGGCAACGAGTGGGAGGGCACCGACGCGTCGCTGGACTACATCGAGGAGCTGGCGACCGCCCCGTGGAACGACGTCAAGTCGCTGCTGCGCGGCCACCGCCTGTACTTCAGCGTGGTGCTGAACCCCGACGGCCGCACGATCGGCCAGCGGCCCACGGCGCTCAACCTCGACGCCAACCGCGACATGATCACGAACACGACGCCCGAGTCGACCTCCTTCGTCCGCACGGCGCACGCCGTGCAGGCGCTCTACGCGGCCGACTTCCACGGCTACACGGGCGTCCTGCAGATCGAGCCCTGCGGCCCGCCGCACGGTGACGACTACGAGTACGACCTGTTCATCCCGCACGCCTACGCCGCGTCGCTGAAGGTCGAGCGCGACGTCGTCGACGCCGAGATCCCCGGCAACACGTACTACAACGTGACGACCGGCCAGGTCGTGCCCGAGAACACCAGCGCCGACACCGACCACATCAGGATCCCCTACCGCGACACCCCGACCGGCTGGGACGACTTCCCGCCGATCTTCACGGCGCAGTACGCGGCCTTCACGGGTGCGGTGAGCAACACGGTCGAGCTGCCGAAGGGTCGCCCGAACAACGGCTCCCAGACGCCCGCGAGCGCCACCATCAACGTGGCCGTCGCGAAGCAGACGATGAAGAGCCTGGTCGACTACGTCTCCGACAACGACGACGCGATGCTCGCCGACCAGGTCGAGTTCTTCCGCCGCGCGAACATCGGGGCCGAGCGGGTCGCGCTCACGCAGGCCAACATCGACGCGGTCCCCGGACCCGCCGAGTGGAAGCCGCTGTGGAACGACTCCGACGACCAGACGGCCGTGCAGTACCCGCGCGCGTTCGTCATCCCGGTCGGCGAGGGCCAGCGCTCGGTCTCCGACGCGCGCTTCCTGGTGTCGCGCCTGCTGATGCACAACATCGCGGTCCGGCGTCTCGACGCCGCGACCACGCTGGACGGCACGTCGTATCCCGCGGGGTCGTATCTCGTCGACATGTCACAGCCGAACCGCAACCTGGCCCACGCCCTGCTGGCGCCCGGGTCGGACATCTCGAACAAGCCCGGCATCCTGAGCATGTACGACGTGTCGGCCTGGAGCTGGGGCCACCTCTGGGGCGTCGACGTCGCCGACTTCGGCACCACGGGCGTCGGCTCGCTGCCCGCGAGCACGAGGATCGTCACGGGCAACGCCGACGGCAAGGTCGCCTCGGGCGGCTCCTACCTCACGTTCGAGCTGGCCGGCGTCAACGACTTCCGCACGCTGAACGCGCTGCTGGAGGACGAGATCGCGGTGTCGGTGCTCGCCGACGGCTCGGCGATCGTGGAGTCCGATGAGGCCCGCGACGCGCTCGAGGACGCCGCCGAGGAGTTCGACGTCGACGTCGACAAGGCGACGGCGGCCGAGATCGCGCAGCTGTCCGACGAGTCCACGCGAGGGCTGCAGGACCTGAAGGTCGGCTACAGCGGCAACCACGAGGACCTGCTCTCGCTGACGCAGCTGGGCTTCGACGACCTCCAGGCCGTCACGGCCGCCACGATCACCGCCAATCCGGCGATCCTGGACGACGTCGACGTGCTGTGGCTCGGCTCGGCGCTGACCTTCAACGACGCCCAGGCCGCGGGTCGCGCCGCGGTGCAGGCGTTCGTCGACGCGGGCGGCAGCATGGTCGGCCGCGCGGCGGGTGCCTTCAACACGGCGAGGACGTTCGGCCTCATCGGCGGCGGCACCGCCGTGGTCGGCAACGGCTCCGGCAACGGCATCGTCAGGACCGACACCGCGGAGGGGGGCGTGCTGAAGCCGTACGAGCAGCAGTTCGCCTTCGTCTACCCGGCCACGTGGTTCACGGGGCTGCCGGAGTCGGTCGCGGTCGAGCAGCGGTACGCCACGGGCAACCCGCTGGTGTCGGGTCACTGGCGTGACACGAACGGCGCGAACGGTCCGCTGAACGCCGCGGGTCAGCCGGCCGCCGTCTCGGCGTCGCAGCCGTCCGGCGCCAAGGCGTTCGTGTTCGGCACGTCGCCCGTCTACCGCACGCACACCAAGGGTGGTCAGAGCCAGGCGGCGCGTGCGCTGTTCTGGGCGGCGCCCGAGGGCGAGGGCGTCCCGGCCCCCGCTCCGGTGGTGGCCACGACGACGACGCTGAAGGTCCCGGCGACGGCGACCTACGGCCGCTCGATCACGGCCACGGTCAAGGTGACCGCGGCGGGTGCGCAGAAGCCGGCCGGCACGGTGCAGGTGCGTGAGGGCTCGAAGGTGCTCGCCTCGCGGGCGCTCCCCGCGAGCGGCACGGCGACCCTGAGCGTGTCGGGCCTCAAGCCCGGCTCGCGTCGCCTGACGGCGCACTTCGTCCCGTCGGGTGCGGGCTTCGCCCCCTCGGCCTCGGCTCCGGCCACGGTGAAGGTCGCCAAGGCGGCCTCGCGCACCGGGCTGAGGGCCAAGGCGCTCGGCAAGGGCCGCGTCCAGGTCACCGTCACGGTGAAGTCGTCGGCGGGCACGCCCTCCGGCTCCGTGCGGGTCAAGGTCGGCTCCTCGACCAAGGTGGTCAAGCTGAGGAACGGCAAGGCCACGGTCACGCTGAAGTCGGCCAAGGGCAAGCGCAGCGTCTGGGCCCGCTACGGCGGCTCGTCGCTGTTCTCGCCCAGCGCGAACGCGACCACGGTCCGCGTGCGCTGAGCTGCTGACGGATTCCCCGGTTACGTGGGCAGGACTTCCCACGTAACCGGGGAGTCGTCACGCCCGCACGTGGTGACGCCCCAGCGGCAGGATCATGGGGCGGCCGCTGGTGGGGTCCTCGACCACGCGGGCGTCGAGGCCGAAGACGATCTTGACCGTCTCCTGCGTGAGCACCTGCTCGGCCGAGCCCTGGGCGTGGATGAGCCCGCGGTCGACGGCGACGAGGTGGTCGGCGTAGCGCGCGGCGAGGTTCAGGTCGTGCAGCACCATCGCGATCGTCGTGCCGCGCGTGCGGTTGAGGTCGGTGAGCAGGTCCAGGACCTCCACCTGGTGGCACACGTCGAGGAAGGTGGTCGGCTCGTCGAGCAGGAGCACCTCGGTCTGCTGGGCGAGCGCCAGGGCGATCCAGACCCGCTGGCGCTGGCCGCCCGAGAGCTCGTCCACGACGCGGTCGGCGAGCTCGAGCACGCCGGTGTCCTCGAGTGCGGAGGCCACGATCGCGTCCTCGTCGGCGGTCCACCGCGCGAAGGAGCGGCGATGGGGGTGGCGGCCCTGCGCCACCAGCTCGGCCACCGTGATGCCCTCGGGCGCGATCGGCGACTGGGGCAGCAGGCCGAGGCGTCGTGCGACCTGCTTCGTGGGCATCGAGTGGATGTCGCTGCCGTCGAGCAGCACCCGGCCGGACTGCGCCGGCAGCAGGCGCGCGAGACCGCGCAGCAGGGTGGACTTGCCGCACGCGTTCGCGCCGACGATCGTCGTGATCTTCCCCGCCGGCAGCGACAGGGTGAGGTCCGTGACGATGGGCCGGTCGCCGTACGCCAAGGTCAGTGACTCGGTGGTCAGGGTGGTGGTCACAGGGAGCCTCCCGTGCGCTGGGTGCGGATGAGCAGGTAGATCAGGAACGGTGCGCCGAGCGCGCCGGTGATGACGCCGACGGGGTAGCGCGTGTCGAAGGCGTACTGGCCGATGAGGTCGGCCGCCAGCACGAGCGTGGAGCCGACGAGCGCCGAGGGCAGCATCAGCGAGCCGCGGTGGCCGACCAGCCGCGTGGCGATCGGTCCGGCCATGAACGCGACGAACAGGATGGGCCCGGTGGCAGCGGTGGCGAACGAGGCCAGCGCCACCGCGACGAGCACGAGCATCCGCCGGGTCGTCTCCACCGGGACGCCGAGCCCCGCGGCCAGGTCCTCGCCGAGCCGCAGGAGCGCCAGGCGAGGGCCGAGCAGCAGCAGGACCGGCGCGAGGAAGACGAAGGGGACCGCCACGATCGCCACGGTCTCCCACGTCGCGAGGTTGAGGCTGCCGTTCAGCCACCGCATCGCCCGCTGCAGGTCGAGCTCGTTGGCATAGACCAGCAGGTACGACGTGACGCTGTGCAGCATCGCGGCGATGCCGATGCCCACGAGGATGAGTCGCGTGCCGACGGCCTTGCCGGAGGCGGCGAGGCCGTAGATGAGCGCGGCGGTGGCGACACCGGCCACGACCGCGCCGAGCGAGACGGCCAGGCCGCTCGCGCCCAGGACCACGATCCCGAAGAGGGCGGCGGCGTTGGCGCCGTTGGTGATGCCGATGATGTCCGGGCTCGCCAGCGGGTTGCGCAGCATCGTCTGGAAGGTGATGCCCGCCAGGCCGAAGGCCGCGCCCGCGAGGACCGCGAGGACGGCGCGGGGCAGACGCAGCTCGCCGACGATGAACGAGGCGCCCGGCACCTGCTCGCCGAGGATGACGCGCCACACGTCGGGGAGGGAGTAGACGGGGTCGCCGGCGCTCAGGGACACCACGAACAGCACGACGAGGGTGATCGCCAGGCCGACGACGGTCCACGTGGCGCGGCGCGCGCCGCGGGTGCGGGCGGCGTGGACGATCTCGGGGCCGGTGAGAACGGTCATGTGGCGCCCCCCGTGCGACGCAGGACGACCCAGAGGAAGACGGGTCCGCCGATGAGGGCGGTGATCACGCCGACGTCGATCTCGCCGGGCCGGCCGAGCACGCGACCGACGACGTCGGCCAGGGTCAGCAGGGTGGCGCCGACGGTGGCGCACACCGGCAGCAGCCACCGGTGGTCGGACCCGACCACGAGCCGGCACAGGTGCGGCACGACGAGGCCCACGAACCCGATGGGTCCGGCCAGCGCGGTGGCGGCGCCGCACAGGATGATCGCCCCGGCGGCGGCCAGCAGGCGGGTGCGGACCACGGCGACGCCGAGACCGGCGGCCGCCTCGTCGCCCAGCGCGAGGATGTTCAGGGAGCGGGCGCTGGCGAAGCAGATCGCCGCGCCGACCACGAGGATCGGCAGCACCATCAGAGTGTCGGAGTTCTCGGCGCGCCCCACGCTGCCCACCTGCCAGAACCGGAACACCCGCATGACGTCGATCCGCGGCAGCAGGATCGCGCTCGACAGCGAGGTGAAGGCGGCGGTGGTGATCGCTCCGGCCAGCGCCAGCTTGAGTGGGGTGGGTCCACCGGCACCCAGGGAGCCCACGAGGTAGACGAAGACCGCGGCCAGCGCGGCGCCGGTGAGGGCGAAGAAGATGTACTCGGGCATCGAGGCGGCGGCGAAGAACGCGATGCCGATCACGACAAGCAGCGAGGCGCCCGAGTTGATGCCGAGGATGAACGGGTCGGCGAGTGGGTTGCGGGTGACGGCCTGCAGCACGGCACCGGCGATGCCGAGGGCCGCGCCCACCAGCACGGCCAGGATCGTGCGCGGCACGCGTGAGCGGATCGCCGCCGAGGTGACGTCGTCACCGCCGCCGGTGAGCGCCTGCACGACGTCGGACAGGCTCACCACGCGAGCGCCGAAGGCGACCGAGAGGAACACCGCGGCGACGAGCGCCACGATGCTGACGAGGAACCACCACGGGGGCTGCCGCGTCAGCGCGGCAGCCCCCACGGTCGGATCGGTCGTCGTGGTCACTTCACCTTCGCGGCTGCGTCCGCGAGCAGGGCGACGTAGTCGTCGATCATCCAGGGGATGGACAGCGCCGAGGGCGACACGGCCGCGGCCATCGGCGTGTTGTCCTCCAGCAGGGCGGCGGAGCCGTTCTTGAACGCGGTGACCTGGCCCAGCAGCGGGTCGGCCTGGACCTTCTTCAGGGCCGCCTCGTCGCCGTAGCCCACGAACACGTCGGCGCCGTTGAGCTCGTCGGCCTTCTCGGAGCTGATCTCCAGGAAGAACTGGTCGCTGCCCTCCGAGGCCTTCGTGACGAAGTCGGGCGTCTCGAAGCCGAGGTCGTTGAGGAACGTCGCACGGGTGTCGGACGCGGTGTAGTAGCCGACCTTGCTCAGGTCGCTCGGGTCGATCCAGCTCATCACGGCGGTCTTGCCCTTGATGTCCGGCTCCTTCTCGGTGGCGTCGGTGATCTGCTGCTCGAGGTCGGAGATCAGCTGGGTGGCCTCGTCGGACTTGCCGAGGGCCTGGCCGGTGAGCTTGATGGCGTCGCGCCACGAGGTGCCCCACGCCTGGCCGGGGTACGCGACGACCGGCGCGATCTTGCTGAGCGTCTCGTACTCCTCCTTCGTGAGGCCGGAGTTGGGCGCGAGGATCAGGTCGGGTGTCGTCTTGGCGACCGCGGTGGCGTCGATGCCGTCGGTCTCGTCGAACAGCACGGGGGCCTCGCCGCCGAGCTCGTCGAGCTTGTCCTTGACCCACGGGTGCAGGCCGTCGGTGTCGTCGTCGCCGTAGGTGACCTTGGGCATGCCGACGGGCACGACGCCCAGGGCGAGGGCGGTGTCCTGGTTCGACCACGCGACGGTGGCGACGCGCTTCGGCTCGCTCTTGATCTCGGTCGTGCCGAGCGCGTGCTCGATCGTGACCGGGAAGTTCTCGCCCGAGGCCCCCGAGGACTCGTTCGTGTCGTCGGAGGAAGAGCCGCAGGCGGCAAGGCTCAGCGCGAGGGTCGCGGCGGCCAGCAGGGGTGCGAGGCGCAAGGGAGTACCTTTCATCACGGGTAGGTAAGCCAAGCCTAAGCCTTGGTTCCATGACGACACCACCGGGATCGGTCCATGGACGTGCGCGGCGGTGCGGATGGCTACGGTGGAGCCATGCCAGGACTGGACTTCGACCCGCTCGAGCGCGCCGGCGAGCTCTGGGAGGAGCGCATCGGCGACGCCACCTCGATGCGGCTGGCGACCTCGATCATGCGGGTCCACCAGATCGTGCTCGCCCGCCTCGACGGCGCCCTGAAGCCGTTCGGGATCACCTTCGCGCGCTACGAGGTGCTGCGGCTGCTGTCGTTCAGCTCCTCTGGCTCGTTGCCGCTGTCGAAGATCGGGGAGCGGCTCATGGTGCACCCGACCTCGGTCACCAACGTCATCGACCGGCTCGTCGCCGACGGGCTCGTCGACCGCAACATCGACCCGCGCGACCGGCGCCGCGCGCTCGCGTCACTGACGCCGGCCGGCACCAAGGTGCTCGACGCCGCCACGGAGGCGCTGACGGCGCTCGACTTCGGCGTGGGCGGCGTGAGTGCCCAGGACCAGCGCACGATCCACGAGCTGCTCACCCCGCTGCGCCGCGACGACTGGAGCTGAGCGCTGCGGAGACGAACGATGATGCCTCTCGCCCCGCTGGGGTACCCCAATGCCTCATCGTTCGTCCCGCCAACGCGAAGCGCCGGCCCACCCGAAGGTGGACCGGCGCTCGGTGCGAATCAGATCAGATGCGGATCGCGCCCGTGGCGCCGCCCTGCACCGACGTGGTCGTCTTGATGTAGAGGCGGTACTTGCGCTTGCTCTTGTGCTTGATCTTGAACGTCCGGCTGCCGTACTTGTTCAGCTTGACGGTCTTGAGGGTCTTCCACTTCTTGCCCTTCTTGACCTGGACCGTGGCCTTGGGCAGCGCCGTGTAGCGCGCACCGTTGAAGGCGCGGATCTTCTGGACCTTGAAGGTCACCTTCGAGCCCTTGCGGACGATGCGGATGCCGCCCGAGGGGTTCAGGCCCTTGCGGACGCGGAACGTGAGCGAGTTCGGCGCGACGTGCGTGGCCGTGCCGTCGTAGCGACGGAAGGTGATGTTGTCGACGCGGTACACGCCGGCGCCCCACGCGCTGGGGATGCGGACCGAGGTGCCGTCGAACAGGTCGACGTTGGCGGTGCGGCCGCTCTTCGAGAGGCGCGCGGTCGGGATGCTGCTCCAGCCGTCGGGCACGTTGTAGTTGATCGCGGCCGGCACGTAGGTGTTGCCGGTGTAGTACAGCGTGCCCCGGCCCGCGGACAGGCGGGTCACGGACGGCGCGGCTGCCGGGTTGCGGGTGATGGCGCTGGGCGTCGCGACCGTCGGCGCGGTGGCGCTCTTCTGCAGCGTGGCGGAGCCGGACTCGGCAGCCTGGGCGGACACGGGCGTGGCCAGGGACAGCGCCATGGCGGCCGCGGCGGCGACCGCGACCTGGGTGATGCGTCGGTTCATTTTTCTCCCCGAGACGAAATGTGTGTGGATGAGCAGCGTCAGTCTGCCATGTCCCGGGCGAATGGTTCGGAAGAACCATCAAGTGGACGGCCTCCGTTCACCCGGCGACCCACCGTCCTCGGTCAGCCGAGCATCGCGGCGCCGAGGCTCTCCTCCGGCACGCCCAGGCCCTCGACGAGCGCGAGCGTGTGGGGTCGCAGCCTCTCCAGCAGGGCGTTGACCTCGGTGGTGACCGCCTTGGCGCGGGTGTCGCTGATCCGGTTGTGCTCCATGAACCAGGCCTTGTCGCGCTCGATCACGGTGAGGGCGTACAGCGAGCAGACGTCGCGCAGGACGTCGGCCGCGGCCTCGTCGTCGCACCGGGCGATGCCGGCGGTGAACGCCTCCAGCACGACGCGATCGATGTGCACCTGGCCGATCTTGACCACGTGGTCCTGGGCGGCGTTGAACGCGGCGAAGGCGGCGCCCTTGTCGTTCCCGGCGCGGCGCAGGCGGCGGGCGGCCGTCTCGATGACGTGCTGCTCGCGGTCCTCGAAGAGGTCCAGCTGCGTGCCGCGGTCGAGCAGGTTGTGGTCGTCGTCGCGCGAGCGGGCGTCGATGAGCCGCTGGATCAGCTGGGCGGCGGCGGTGCGCTCCTTGACGGTCTCGGCCACCGTGCTGGCGGCGAACTTCACCATGCCGACCGGGTCGAGGCCCGTGACCTCCTTGGCGTACGACGTCAGCAGCTCCTTGGCGACCAGCTGCAGCAGCACGACGTTGTCACCCTCGAACGTGGTGAACACGTCGCTGTCGGCCTTGAGCGTCGTGAGCCGGTTCTCGGCGAGATATCCGGCGCCGCCGCAGGCCTCGCGGCACTCCTGGATCGCGCGGGTCGCGAACGAGGTGAGTGCGGCCTTGAGTCCGGCGGCCCGGCCCTCGAGCTCGCGCTGCGCGTGGGCGTCGGGGTCGGCCTCGGTCTGCAGGCGGTGCATGCGCGCGACGAGCTGGTTGTGGGCGAAGCGGAACGCGTACGCCTCCGCCAGCAGGGGGAGCAGGCGACGCTGGTGCATCCGGTAGTCCATCAGCACGGTCTCCTCACCCGGCACGCCCTCGAACTGGCGACGCTGGAGCGC
This genomic interval from Aeromicrobium choanae contains the following:
- a CDS encoding FecCD family ABC transporter permease; this encodes MTTTTDPTVGAAALTRQPPWWFLVSIVALVAAVFLSVAFGARVVSLSDVVQALTGGGDDVTSAAIRSRVPRTILAVLVGAALGIAGAVLQAVTRNPLADPFILGINSGASLLVVIGIAFFAAASMPEYIFFALTGAALAAVFVYLVGSLGAGGPTPLKLALAGAITTAAFTSLSSAILLPRIDVMRVFRFWQVGSVGRAENSDTLMVLPILVVGAAICFASARSLNILALGDEAAAGLGVAVVRTRLLAAAGAIILCGAATALAGPIGFVGLVVPHLCRLVVGSDHRWLLPVCATVGATLLTLADVVGRVLGRPGEIDVGVITALIGGPVFLWVVLRRTGGAT
- a CDS encoding iron-siderophore ABC transporter substrate-binding protein, yielding MRLAPLLAAATLALSLAACGSSSDDTNESSGASGENFPVTIEHALGTTEIKSEPKRVATVAWSNQDTALALGVVPVGMPKVTYGDDDTDGLHPWVKDKLDELGGEAPVLFDETDGIDATAVAKTTPDLILAPNSGLTKEEYETLSKIAPVVAYPGQAWGTSWRDAIKLTGQALGKSDEATQLISDLEQQITDATEKEPDIKGKTAVMSWIDPSDLSKVGYYTASDTRATFLNDLGFETPDFVTKASEGSDQFFLEISSEKADELNGADVFVGYGDEAALKKVQADPLLGQVTAFKNGSAALLEDNTPMAAAVSPSALSIPWMIDDYVALLADAAAKVK
- a CDS encoding MarR family winged helix-turn-helix transcriptional regulator produces the protein MPGLDFDPLERAGELWEERIGDATSMRLATSIMRVHQIVLARLDGALKPFGITFARYEVLRLLSFSSSGSLPLSKIGERLMVHPTSVTNVIDRLVADGLVDRNIDPRDRRRALASLTPAGTKVLDAATEALTALDFGVGGVSAQDQRTIHELLTPLRRDDWS
- a CDS encoding acyl-CoA dehydrogenase family protein, with the translated sequence MSLGEELRRSIDGKWRHVREQSRVELAQLDLAYDHSLTLDEARERVLDQMKQLVPTGIPAAGFRTENGGTGDPGMAVTGIEMLAQFDLSLMVKAGVQWGLFGGAIENLGTERHHEKYIPALIDLDVLGCFAMTETGHGSDVQSLETTATYDPATQEFVVHSPTPSARKDYIGGAAKHARVAAVFARLITLGEDHGVHCFVVPIRDEAGEDLPGVTTSDCGFKGGLGGVDNGRIMFDQVRIPRENLLNRYGNVDEGGTYSSPIDSLNARFFTMIGTLIRGRVSVGGSARAAAEVALSIAGRYALQRRQFEGVPGEETVLMDYRMHQRRLLPLLAEAYAFRFAHNQLVARMHRLQTEADPDAHAQRELEGRAAGLKAALTSFATRAIQECREACGGAGYLAENRLTTLKADSDVFTTFEGDNVVLLQLVAKELLTSYAKEVTGLDPVGMVKFAASTVAETVKERTAAAQLIQRLIDARSRDDDHNLLDRGTQLDLFEDREQHVIETAARRLRRAGNDKGAAFAAFNAAQDHVVKIGQVHIDRVVLEAFTAGIARCDDEAAADVLRDVCSLYALTVIERDKAWFMEHNRISDTRAKAVTTEVNALLERLRPHTLALVEGLGVPEESLGAAMLG